Below is a window of Defluviimonas sp. SAOS-178_SWC DNA.
GCGATGAAAAGCAGGAGGCGAAGTGATGGACGGGTCCAAGGGCTTCGAGGACGCGCTGACCGGCGAACAGAGCATCCGCAACTTCAACATCAACTTCGGCCCGCAACATCCTGCGGCACATGGCGTTCTTCGCCTCGTGCTTGAGCTTGACGGCGAGGTGGTGGAACGGTGCGACCCGCATATCGGGCTTCTGCATCGCGGCACCGAGAAGCTGATGGAAAGCCGCACCTATCTGCAGAACCTGCCGTATTTCGACCGGCTCGACTACGTGGCGCCGATGAACCAGGAGCATGCCTGGTGCCTCGCCATCGAGAAGCTGACCGGAACCGTCGTGCCGCGCCGCGCCTCGCTGATCCGGGTGCTTTATTCCGAGATCGGCCGCATCCTGAACCACCTTCTCAACGTCACCACGCAGGCGATGGACGTCGGCGCGCTGACCCCGCCGCTCTGGGGGTTCGAGGAGCGTGAAAAGCTCATGGTCTTCTATGAGAGGGCCTGCGGCGCGCGGCTCCACGCCGCCTATTTCCGCCCCGGCGGCGTGCACCAGGATCTGCCCGACGACCTTCTGAACGACATCGAGGAATGGGCGCATGAATTCCCGAAGGTCATCGACGACCTTGACGGACTCCTGACCGAAAACCGCATCTTCAAGCAGCGCAACGCCGATATCGGCGTCGTGACCGAGGAGGACGCGCTGCGCTGGGGCTATTCCGGCGTCATGGTGCGCGGCTCCGGCATGGCTTGGGATCTGCGCCGCGCGCAGCCCTACGAATGCTACGACGAGTTCGACTTCAAGGTCCCGGTCGGCAAGAACGGCGACTGCTACGACCGCTATCTCTGCCGCATGGAAGAGATGCGGCAATCGACCTCGATCATCCATCAGGCCATCGCCAAGCTGCGTGCGCCTGACGGCAAGGGCGACATCCTGGCGCGCGGCAAGATCACGCCGCCGTCGCGGCGCGACATGAAGACCTCGATGGAAGCGCTGATCCATCACTTCAAGCTCTATACCGAGGGCTTCCGCGTGCCCGCGGGCGAGGTCTATGCCGCCGTCGAGGCGCCAAAGGGCGAGTTCGGCGTCTATCTCGTCGCCGACGGCACCAACAAACCCTACCGCGCGAAGCTCCGTGCGCCGGGCTACCTGCATCTGCAGAGCATCGACTGGATGGCAAAGGGCCATCTTCTCGCCGACGTCGCCGCGATCATCGGCACGATGGATATCGTGTTCGGGGAGGTGGACCGGTGATCCCGCTTCGCTCCGTGCCGGCCAGCCTTTTGGTCCTCGTTCCCGTCGCCGCGCTGGCACAGCCGAAGAACCACCTGGCCGAACCGCTGGCCCAGATATTCATCGCAAACGGGTGCGAGATGGCCGAACAGGCCGCCGCCGATGCCTTGGTCGCCGATGGCTGGTTCGCAAGCGACTTTCAGGTACAGGCCGTGGCGCTCGGCAATGACGGCTATCTCGTGGCGACGCCCGGCGGGCGTCTGAAACTCGTCAATTGGGGATCTTGCAAGTAATGCTCCGCCGCCTTCATCCCGAACAACCCGCCGCCTTCGAATTCACGCCCGCGAACCTCGCCTGGGCGCAGGGGCAGATCTCGAAATACCCCGAGGGCCGTCAGGCCAGCGCCGTGATCCCGCTTCTCTGGCGCGCGCAGGAGCAGGAGGGCTGGCTTTCCCGCCCGGCGATCGAACATATCGCCGACATGCTCGGCATGGCGCATATAAGGGCGCTGGAGGTTGCGACCTTCTACTTCATGTTCCAGTTGCAACCCGTTGGTTCCCTTGCCCATATCCAGATCTGCGGCACCACGTCCTGCATGATCTGCGGCTCGGGAGAGCTGATCGCGGTCTGCAAGGAAAAGATCGCCGCCCAGCCGCACACGCTCTCGGCCGATGGCAAGTTCTCGTGGGAAGAGGTCGAATGCCTCGGCTCCTGCGCGAACGCGCCGATGGCGCAGATCGGCAAGGATTACTATGAGGATCTGACGGCGGAGAGCCTCGCGCGGCTTCTCGACGATCTCGCCGCCGGCAAGGTTCCGGTGCCGGGGCCGCAGAACGGGCGCTATTCGTCGGAGCCCGCGAAGGGTCTCACCAGCCTCAAGGAGTTCGAGAGCGGCCGGACGAAGTACAACGCCTCGGTCCAGCGCGCGGTGGATATCGGCGACACGGTCAAGCGGATCGACGGCACCGAAGTGCCGCTTCTGACCCCGTGGCTGGGCAAGGCCGCCCCGGCGACGCCGGCGAAGGGCCGGGCAACCGAACCGAAACCCGCCAAGGGCAAGGCCGCCGACGCGACGGGCGTGACGGTGCAGGAGGCGCGGGCCGTCTCGAAGGCGAAGCCAGCGGCGGCGGAGCCCGCGCCGGCCGCCCCCGCGAAGCCGAAGAAGCCGCGCGCGCTGAAGGCGCCTCGGAAGGCTGGGGCGGACGATCTGAAGATGATCAAAGGGGTCGGGCCGAAGCTCGAAGCGCTCCTTCACAGCCTCGGCTTTTACCATTTCGATCAGGTCGCCGGCTGGACTCCGGCCGAACTGGCTTGGGTCGATGACAATATCGAAGGGTTCAAGGGCCGCGCGAGCCGCGACGGCTGGATCGAACAGGCCAAGCTCCTCGCCGGCGGCGGTGAGACGGAATTTTCCAATCGTGTGAAGAAAGGCGACGTGTACTGAGAACGGGTAACGGGGAGTAAGAGGAATGTCCGAGACGTCACAGGCGGATTGCCGTCGAAATTCCTGGCTGGTCGCGCTGGCGGGCGGGGCGCTTGTCGCCCTGATGCTCCTGTTCGTCGCGCACTACGGATTTCTGAAGGCGCTGGTCATCGGGCTGATCTTTTTCGTGGCGCTCGGCGCTTTCCTCGTCTGGGCGTTCTGTTCGCGGAGCGACGTGGCGGCACATCAGGCGGTGCCCGCGCCGCAGCCCGCCGAACCCGCGCCGCGTCCCGCGGCCCCGGCGGCGAGCGCGGCCCCGGTCGCCGTTGCGCGCGCGCCCGAACCGGTTGCCGAACCGGCCCCGGAACCCGCAAAGGCCACCTCCGCCGTCGTGGAGGCCGCGGCCAAGCCGCGCGCGGCGAAGGCGGCGGCAAAGCCCGCGAAACCGGCGGCCAGGAAAGCCGCCGCGAAGGCACCTGCCGCCGAGAAAGCCGCCACCGCAATGGGCCTCGACGCGGCGCTGGCGAAATCGAAGGACGATCCGAAGCCGGGCGAGCCCGAGATGCTCTCGGCCCCGCGCGGCGGAAAGGCCGACGATCTGAAGATGATCAAGGGCGTCGGTCCGAAGCTGGAGGCGCTTCTGAACGAGGTCGGCGTCTGGCATTTCGACCAGATCGCCTCGTGGAAGGCGAAGGACATCGCCTTCGTCGACGAGAAGATGGTCGGGTTCCACGGCCGCATCACCCGCGACGAATGGGTGAAGCAGGCCAAGGTGCTCGCCAAGGGCGAAAAGACGGAGTTCTCGGCGCGCGTCGCCAAAGGGGACGTGTACTGAGGCGTGAATGACAAGGCCCGGGCCGGAAGACAGAAGCCTCGCGCGCGAGGCGCGGATGGTGGCGGTGGTGATCGCCGCGACGATGCTCCTGTGGCTCGGGGCGCAATGGCTGGGTGGGAAGGAAGGCTGGGATCCCCGGTATGTCTTCCTCTTCGACCTTGCCGCACTGGCCGCGTTCTTCTGGGCGCTGGTCGTAACCTGGCGGATCTGGCGGCGAGGGCAGCGCCAGGGGAAATGAGGACCAAGGAATGCTGAAAGATCAGGACCGGATCTTTACCAACCTCTACGGGATGCACGACCGTTCGCTCGCCGGCGCGAAGAAGCGCGGGCAGTGGGACGGGACGGCGGGTATCCTGGCGAACGGGCGCGACTGGATCATCGACCAGGTGAAAGCCTCCGGCCTGCGCGGACGCGGGGGCGCGGGCTTCCCGACCGGGCTCAAATGGTCGTTCATGCCGAAGCAGTCGGACGGGCGGCCCGCCTATCTCGTCGTCAATGCCGACGAATCCGAACCCGCGACCTGCAAGGACCGCGAGATCATGCGCCACGATCCGCACACGCTGATCGAGGGCTGCCTGATCGCGTCCTTCGCGATGGGCGCGAATGCCTGCTACATCTACATCCGCGGCGAATATATCCGCGAGCGCGAGGCGCTTCAGGCGGCGATCGACGAGGCCTATGACGCGGGTCTGATCGGCAAGAATGCCTGCAAGTCGGGCTTCGATTTCGACCTCTACCTCCATCACGGCGCCGGCGCCTATATCTGCGGCGAGGAGACGGCGCTTCTGGAAAGCCTGGAGGGCAAGAAGGGCATGCCGCGCATGAAGCCGCCGTTTCCGGCGGGCGCGGGGCTTTACGGCTGCCCGACCACGGTCAATAACGTGGAGTCGATCGCCGTGGTCCCGGCGATCCTGCGCCGTGGCGCGGACTGGTACGCAAGCTTCGGGCGGCCCAACAATACCGGCGTCAAGCTCTTCGCGATGTCGGGCCATGTGAACACGCCCTGCGTGATCGAGGAATCGATGTCGATCTCGATGAAGGAGCTGATCGAGAAGCATGGCGGCGGCGTGCGCGGCGGCTGGAAGAACCTCAAGGCGGTGATCCCCGGCGGGGCCTCCTGCCCGATCCTGCCGGCCGAGCTCTGCGAAGACGCGATCATGGACTATGACGGGATGCGCGAGCTGAAAAGCTCGTTCGGCACCGCCTGCATGATCGTTATGGATCAGTCGACGGACGTGATCGCGGCGATCTGGCGGCTGTCGAAATTCTTCAAGCACGAAAGCTGCGGCCAGTGCACGCCCTGCCGCGAAGGCACCGGCTGGATGATGCGGGTGATGGAGAGGCTGGTGCGCGGCGACGCGGAGGTCGAGGAGATCGACATGCTCTTCGACGTGACCAAGCAGGTCGAGGGCCACACGATCTGCGCCCTCGGCGACGCCGCCGCCTGGCCGATCCAGGGCCTCATCCGCCACTACCGCGAAGAGATCGAGGACCGGATCAAGGCGAAGAAGACCGGCCGCACGGGCGCGATGGCGGCGGAGTAAGCGATGGCTTCTGGCGACCGCACTTACCAATTCGTTGATGGTCGATGGCTGCTGACACTCCATCGTCGGGACGAGCTTTCCTTCGCAAAGTTCGTTGTTATCGGGCTTGGGGTCACGGTCGTTGGGTTGGTTTTCGGATCACTTTCAACGCCAGTAGCAGATCGACTCCAAGCCTTTCTTGGCGAGCGTACTTGGGCACCACTCATCCTAAGCGTTGCGCTTTTCGGGATGCTCGCGGGATTGCATCGTCTGATCCTGAGTTACCTGCCCGACCACGTTGAAGTGAGAAATCCGGGTGGCAGTGTTGTTCAAAGTACCAAAACCCGGCCGGTGCTGTGGAAAGTATTCGGTGCGATCTATGTGCTGGTAGTCTCGCTCGCTTTATTCGGGGCGGGGTTCATGGAGCGTGCACATGGATAGACCTAGTCAAGACCTCGCCGAACTGAACATCGACCGCCCGATAACCTCCACGGAGGTTGCGCGCGTGACAGAAAAGGAATGCGCGTTTCGTTTTCGCGGATGCGGCAAAGAGGCGGCGGCATGACGATCCTCTCCTTCCTCGGCCCGGTCATCGCCTCGATCCTCTACGTCATCGTCTTCCAGAAGGCGGGGTTCCGGGGGGCGGTGATGTTCGTCTGCGCGGCGCCGGTTCTCGGCGCGGTCCTGACGCGGATCCTCGTCGCCTCGATCGTCATGGGCGGCGGGCCGATGGCCGGGGTGTTCCTGATCTCGGCGGCGCTCTCGCTCGCGCCGCTTCTCGTTCTGGCCTTCATGGCCTGGCCGCCGGTGGAAACGCCCGGCCTAAATGTTCCCACGGAGAATAACTGATGTCCAACCTCCGCACGATCATCATCGACGGTATCGAGGTCGAGGTCGATCCGAACCTCACCCTCATCCAGGCCTGCGAACAGGCGGGGGTGGAAATTCCGCGCTTCTGTTACCATGAGCGGCTCTCCATCGCCGGCAACTGCCGCATGTGCCTCGTCGAGGTCGTGGGCGGCCCGCCGAAGCCCGCCGCCTCCTGCGCGATGCAGGTGAAAGACCTCCGGCCCGGCCCGAATGGTGAGCCGTCGGTGATCAAGACCAATTCGCCGATGGTGAAGAAGGCCCGCGAAGGGGTGATGGAGTTCCTCCTGATCAACCATCCGCTCGACTGCCCGATCTGCGATCAGGGCGGCGAATGCGATCTGCAAGACCAGGCAATGGCTTACGGAGTGGACTTCAGCCGTTTCCGGGAGCCGAAGCGCGCATCGGAAGATCTCGATCTCGGGCCGCTTGTCGCCACGACGATGACCCGCTGCATTTCCTGCACCCGCTGCGTGCGCTTCACGACCGAGGTGGCCGGGATTACACAGATGGGCCAGACGGGACGGGGCGAGGATTCGGAGATCACCTCCTACCTCAACACCACGCTCGATTCGAACCTTCAGGGCAACATCATCGACCTCTGCCCGGTCGGCGCGCTCACCTCGAAGCCCTACGCCTTCACCGCGCGGCCGTGGGAACTGACCAAGACCGAGACCATCGACGTGATGGATGCTTTGGGGTCGAACATCCGCGTCGACACCAAGGGGCGCGAGGTCATGCGAATCCTGCCGCGCAACCATGACGGCGTGAACGAGGAGTGGATCAGCGACAAGACGCGCTTCGTCTGGGACGGGCTGCGGCGTCAGCGGCTCGACACGCCCTATATCCGCGAGGGCGGGAAGCTCCGCAAGGCGACGTGGGGCGAGGCGCTGGCCGCTGCCGCGAAGGCGATGAAGGGCAGGAAGGTCGCCGGTCTCGTCGGCGATCTGGCGCCGGTCGAGGCCGCCTTCAGCCTCAAGCAGATGATCGAGGGGCTGGGCGGGTCGGTCGAGTGCCGCACCGATGGCGCGCGGCTTCCGGCCGGGAACCGCTCGGCCTATGCCGGCACCGCGCGGATCGAGGATATCGACAGCGCCAAGGCGATCTTCCTGATCGGCACCAATCCGCGCGTCGAGGCGCCGGTCCTGAACGCCCGCATCCGCAAGGCCTGGTCCGGTGGCGCCAAGGTCGCGCTGATCGGCGAGGCTGTCGATCTGACCTATGACTACAGCCATATCGGCACCGGCCGCGACGCGCTCGTCAAGCTCGCCGCGATGGATCATTCCGACAAGGCCGGCGTTCCCGGCGTCGTCATCGTCGGGCAGGGCGCGCTGCGCGAGGCGGACGGCGAGGCGGTGCTGAGCCAGGTCATGAAGGCGGCGGCGGCCGCCGGGGCGAAGCTTCTGGTTCTGCACACCGCCGCCGCGCGGGTCGGCGCGATGGATGTCGGCGCGGTCACCGAGGGCGGTCTTCCGGCGGCGCTGGAGGGCGCGGAAGTCGTCTACAACCTCGGCGCCGACGAGGTGGAGATCGCACCGGGCGCATTCGTGATCTACCAGGGAAGCCACGGCGACCGCGGGGCGCACCGCGCCGACGTCATCCTTCCCGGGGCGGCCTACACCGAAGAGAACGGCCTGTTCGTCAATACCGAGGGCCGGCCGCAGCTTGCCCTGCGCGCCGGTTTCGCCCCGGGCGAGGCGAAAGAGAACTGGGCGATCCTCCGGGCGCTTTCGGCAGAGCTTGGCGCGACGCTGCCCTGGGACACGCTGGCCGCTCTGCGGCAGGCGCTGGTCCAGGCGCATCCGCATCTCTCCCGGATCGACGAGGTCGCGGAGAACGAATGGCAGGCGCTGCCGGTCAAGGCGCCCGCCAAGGCCGATTTCGTCGGCGCGGTTTCGGATTTCTACCTGACCAACCCGATCGCGCGGGCCTCGCAGGTCATGGCCGAGCTTTCGGCGATGGCGAAGGCGCGGGGCAAAGAAGCGATGGCGGCGGAGTGATCATGGTGCGGACACTGCCAGCGCTGGTCCTGACGGGCGGTCTTCTGACCGCGCTGACGGCCTGTGCCGGTGTGTCCGAGGCGCCGGTCTATGGCGGCGCCGATCCGGTGGGCATGGGCGGCGATCTTTACGGTTTTCTCGTGACCATGAAGGGCGCGCGGGACGAGGCCGGGATCGAAGCCTATGTGACCTGCGTCGTCGCTGGCTACACACTGGAAAAGAACGCCGGATTCGCCCGGCGGGTCACGACGAATGTGAAGGAAGAGGGTGGCGTTTGGATCGCGGATGCTGTTTACAGCATCTCGCCGACGCTGCCACGCGGCGTGAAGACGATCGACGCGGAAGTGACAGTTTCAGACTGCGCCGAACGCGGCATACCGACGGTCTAAGAAGGACGGGCTGAGGGACAGACATGGCGGACTTTCTGGCAACACCACTGGGCACGTTCCTGCTCATCCTCGTGCAGGGCCTCGGCATCATCGCCTTCGTGATGCTGTCGCTTCTCTTCCTCGTCTATGGCGACCGGAAGATCTGGGCGGCGGTGCAGATGCGCAAGGGGCCGAACGTCGTCGGCGCCTTCGGTCTTTTGCAATCGGTGGCCGACGCGCTGAAATACGTGGTCAAGGAAATTGTGGTGCCGGCCGGGGCGGACAAGTTCGTCTTCTTCCTCGCGCCGATGCTGTCCTTCGTGCTGGCGATCCTCGCCTGGGCGGTGATCCCCTTCCATCCGGGCTGGGTGCTGGCCGACATCAACGTCGCGATCCTCTTCGTCTTCGCGGTCTCCTCGCTCGAGGTCTACGGCGTGATCATGGGCGGCTGGGCCTCGAACTCCAAATACCCGTTCCTCGGAAGCTTGCGGTCGGCGGCGCAGATGATCTCCTACGAGGTCTCGCTGGGCCTGATCATCATCGGGGTGATCATCTCGACCGGAAGCATGAACTTCTCGGCGATCGTTCAGGCGCAGGAAGGTTCCTACGGCCTCTTCAACTGGTACTGGCTGCCGCATCTGCCGATGGTGGTGCTGTTCTTCGTGAGCGCACTGGCCGAGACCAACCGCCCGCCCTTCGATCTGCCGGAAGCGGAATCCGAACTGGTCGCGGGCTTCATGGTCGAATATTCCTCGACCCCCTACCTTCTCTTCATGGCGGGCGAATACATCGCGATCTTCCTGATGTGCGCGCTGATGTCGATCCTGTTCTTTGGCGGCTGGCTGTCGCCCATCCCGTTCCTGCCCGACGGTTGGTGGTGGATGGTTGCCAAGATGTGGGTCTTCTTCTTCCTCTTCGCGATGGTGAAGGCGATCGTCCCGCGCTATCGCTACGACCAGCTCATGCGGATCGGCTGGAAGGTGTTCCTGCCCCTGTCGATCGGTTGGGTGGTGATCGTCTCGTTCCTGGCGAAATTCGAAGTGCTCGGCGGCTTCTGGGCGCGCTGGGCGATGGGGGGCTGATCATGGGACCGGCACGCACGACCGACTACACCCGCGCCGCGAAATACTTCCTGCTCTTCGATTTCATCAAGGGCTTCGGGCTCGGCTTCAAATACTTCTTCGCGCCGAAGGCGACGCTGAACTACCCGCACGAAAAGGGGCCGCTCAGCCCCCGGTTCCGTGGTGAGCATGCGCTCCGCCGATATCCGAACGGCGAGGAACGATGCATCGCCTGCAAGCTCTGCGAGGCCGTGTGCCCGGCGCAGGCGATCACCATCGACGCCGAACCGCGCGAGGACGGCTCCCGCCGCACCACGCGCTACGACATCGACATGACAAAGTGCATCTATTGCGGCTTCTGCCAGGAGGCCTGCCCGGTCGATGCCATCGTGGAAGGCCCGAACTTCGAATTCGCGACCGAGACGCGCGAGGAACTGTTCTACGACAAGGCCAAGCTTCTCGACAACGGCGCCCGCTGGGAGGCCGAGATCGCCCGCAACCTCGAACTGGACGCGCCCTACAGATGACCGACGCCTTTCAGAAACTCTTCGCGCAGATGATGGAGCAGGGCCAGGAGATGGCCCGCACCTTCAACCCTGCGCTGGAGAATTTCTCGGTCGCGGGCCTCGACAAGATGGTCCCCACCATGACCAAGGACATGATGGAGATGTGGTTCGGCAAGACCTTCAATCGCGAGGGGCTGGACGCCAAGACCCGGCTTCTGGTCACGGTCGCCGCGTTGACCGTGCTTGGCGCGCAGGCCGAGCCGCAGATGAAGCTGACGATCCGCCATGCGCTCGAAGCCGGGGCGACCAAGCGCGAGATCGCGGAAGTGATCTACCAGATGAGCATGTTCGGCGGGGTGCCCGCCATGACCAAGGCGCTCGAGATCGCCCAGGGCGTCTTCGACGAAGCCGGTGACAAAACGGGAGATGACGCATGAGTGTCATGGTGTTCGCGTTCTACCTTTTCGCCGTGACGGTCGTCGCGTCGGGGCTGATGGTGGTTCTGGCGCGCAACCCGGTCCATTCGGTCCTGTGGCTGATCCTCGCCTTCCTGTCCTCGGCTGGGCTCTTCGTCCTCTTGGGGGCGGAGTTCGTGGCGATGCTGCTGGTCATCGTCTATGTCGGCGCGGTCGCGGTGCTGTTCCTCTTCGTGGTGATGATGCTCGACGTCGATTTCGCCGAGTTGAAGGGCGAGATGGCGCGCTACATGCCGCTCGGGCTCCTGATCGGCGTGGTGATCCTGATGCAGCTCGGCATCGCCTTCGGCTCGTGGCAGACCGCCGAGACGGCCGAGGCCATGCGCGGCGCAGTGGCACCGGACGACGTGCAGAACACGGCCGCGCTGGGGCTGCTGATCTACGACAAGTACATCCTCTTGTTCCAGCTTGCCGGGCTGATCCTGCTGGTCGCGATGATCGGGGCGATCGTCCTGACGCTCCGCCACCGCAAGGACGTCAAGCGCCAGAACGTGCTCCACCAGATGTGGCGCGATCCGGCCAAGGCGATGGAACTGAAGGACGTGAAGCCGGGGCAGGGGCTTTGAGAATTGGCTGCGCCGCCTGAGGCGGCGTGCGTGACGAACCAAATCGGGCCAGGCCCGGAGGGACGAGAATGATCGGACTGACACATTACCTTGGCGTTGCCGCCGCTTTGTTCGTGATCGGCATCTTCGGCATCTTCCTCAACAGGAAGAACGTCATCGTCATCCTGATGTCGATCGAACTGATGCTCCTGGCGGTGAACATCAACTTCGTCGCCTTCTCCTCGTTCCTCCATGACCTCGTCGGTCAGGTCTTCACGATGTTCGTTCTGACCGTGGCGGCCGCCGAGGCGGCCATCGGCCTCGCGATCCTCGTCTGCTTCTTCCGCAACCGCGGCACTATCGACGTCGAAGACGTCAACGTGATGAAAGGGTAAAGCATGGAAACGATCATCCTCTTTGCCCCGCTGGTCGGCGCGATCATCGGCGGCTTCGGCTGGCGCGTGATCGGCGAGACCGGCGCGCTGGTGGTGACGACGGGCCTTCTGTTCCTCGCCTGCCTTCTGTCGTGGATCACCTTCCTCGGCTTCGACGGCACGACCCAGCATATCCATGTCCTCGACTTCATCCGCTCGGGGAGTCTGGACACGTCGTGGTCGATCCGTCTCGACCGGCTGACCGCGATCATGCTGATCGTGGTGACGACCGTCTCGGCGCTCGTCCACCTCTATTCCTGGGGCTACATGGCCCATGACGAGAACTGGCGCGAAGGCGAAAGCTACAAGCCGCGCTTCTTCGCCTATCTCTCGTTCTTCACCTTCGCGATGCTGGCGCTGGTGACGGCCGACAACCTCGTCCAGATGTTCTTCGGATGGGAGGGCGTCGGCGTCGCCTCCTACCTGCTGATCGGCTTCTACTACCGCAAGGCATCCGCCAACGCCGCCGCGATCAAGGCCTTCGTGGTCAACCGGATCGGCGACTTCGGCTTCGCGCTCGGGATCTTCGGGCTCTTCTACCTCGTCGACTCGATCAACATGGACGACGTCTTCGCCGCCGCCCCCACACTGGCCGAGACCAACCTGCGCTTCCTCTGGGCCGACTGGAACGCGGCGAACCTTCTCGCCTTCCTCCTTTTCGTCGGCGCGATGGGCAAGTCGGCGCAGCTTTTCCTCCACACCTGGCTGCCGGACGCGATGGAGGGCCCGACGCCGGTCTCCGCCCTCATCCACGCCGCGACCATGGTGACGGCGGGCGTGTTCCTCGTCTGCCGCATGTCGCCCTTGTTCGAATACGCGCCCGAGGCGAAGAGCTTCGTGATGTATATTGGTGCTGCGACGGCGTTCTTCGCGGCGACCGTGGGCCTCGTCCAGAACGACATCAAGCGCGTCATCGCCTATTCGACCTGTTCGCAGCTCGGCTACATGTTCGTGGCGGCCGGCGCGGGCGTCTACGGTGCGGCGATGTTCCATCTTTTCACCCATGCCTTCTTCAAGGCGATGCTGTTCCTCGGCGCGGGTTCCGTCATCCACGCGATGCACCACGAGCAGGACATGCGGAACTACGGCGGCCTGCGGGCGAAGATCCCCTACACGTTCTGGGCGATGATGATCGGCACGCTGGCGATCACCGGCGTCGGCATCCCGCTGACCGCGATCGGCTTCGCCGGCTTCCTGTCGAAGGACGCGATCATCGAAAGCGCCTTCGGGTCGGGCAACATGTTCGCCTTCGTGGCGCTGGTGGTGGCCGCGCTCTTCACCAGCTTCTATTCCTGGCGGCTGATGTTCATGACCTTCTACGGCAAGGCGCGCGGCGACCATCACGCGCACGACCATGCCCATGAAAGCCCGATGACGATGGTCGCGCCCTTGGGCGTGCTGGCCCTCGGCGCGGTCTTCGCGGGCATGCTCTGGTACAAGCCCTTCTTCGGCGATCACGACCGTATGCTGAGCTTCTTCGCGATGCCGCATCACGCCGAGGCGGCAGCGGAGGGGCATGGCGAAGCCGCGGCCACCACGACCGAAGCCACTGGCGACCATGCTGCGACGACCGAGGCTGCCACCGACCACACGGCGGCTGCGGCAGAGGGCGAGAACGCGGCTGTTTCTGCGGCCGAAGGCGATCACGCCGTCACCGCCGGGCACGCGCCGGAAGGGGCGATCTACATGTCCGAGGCATCGAACACGGTTCTCGACGACGCGCACCACGCGCCGGCCTGGGTCAAGGTCTCGCCCTTCGTCGCCATGCTGATCGGCTTCGTCACAGCCTGGGTCTTCTACATCAAGGATCCCTCGATCCCCGGACGCCTCGCGGCACAGCAGCCGATCCTCTACCGGTTCCTGCTCAACAAGTGGTATTTCGACGAAATCTACGACGCGATCTTCGTCGGGCCGGCGAAACGGCTGGGGTCGTTCCTGTGGAAGCGCGGCGACGGCAATGTCATCGACGGCACGATCAACGGGGTCGCGATGGGCTTTGTCCCGATGCTGACGCGGATCGCGGCGCGGATGCAGTCGGGCTACATCTTCACCTATGCCTTCGCGATGGTCATCGGCATCGCGGTGCTTCTTGTCTGGATGACGCTCTCGGGGGGCGCGCACTAATGGAAAACCTGCTTTCCATCATCACCTTCCTGCCCCTCGTCGCGGCGGCGATCCTCGCGCTCTTTCTGAAGGGCGACGATCCGGCGGCGCAGAGGAACGCGAAGTGGCTGGCCCTGATCGCGACGACGGCGACCTTCCTCGTCTCGCTCTTCCTGCTGTCGGGCTTCGTGCCCGCCGATACCGGGTTCCAGTTCGTGGAGGAGCGGACCTGGATCATGGGCCTGACCTACAAGGTCGGCGTCGACGGCATCTCCGTCCTCTTCGTCCTCCTGACCACCTTCCTCATGCCGATCACCATCCTGTCATGCTGGGAGGTGGACAAGCGGGTGAAGGAATACATGGTCGCCTTCCTCGTCCTCGAAGGGCTGATGATCGGCGTCTTCGTGGCGCTCGACCTCGTCCTCTTCTACCTCTTCTTCGAGGCCGGCCTCATTCCGATGTTCCTGATCA
It encodes the following:
- a CDS encoding NADH-quinone oxidoreductase subunit D; translated protein: MDGSKGFEDALTGEQSIRNFNINFGPQHPAAHGVLRLVLELDGEVVERCDPHIGLLHRGTEKLMESRTYLQNLPYFDRLDYVAPMNQEHAWCLAIEKLTGTVVPRRASLIRVLYSEIGRILNHLLNVTTQAMDVGALTPPLWGFEEREKLMVFYERACGARLHAAYFRPGGVHQDLPDDLLNDIEEWAHEFPKVIDDLDGLLTENRIFKQRNADIGVVTEEDALRWGYSGVMVRGSGMAWDLRRAQPYECYDEFDFKVPVGKNGDCYDRYLCRMEEMRQSTSIIHQAIAKLRAPDGKGDILARGKITPPSRRDMKTSMEALIHHFKLYTEGFRVPAGEVYAAVEAPKGEFGVYLVADGTNKPYRAKLRAPGYLHLQSIDWMAKGHLLADVAAIIGTMDIVFGEVDR
- a CDS encoding NADH-quinone oxidoreductase subunit E encodes the protein MLRRLHPEQPAAFEFTPANLAWAQGQISKYPEGRQASAVIPLLWRAQEQEGWLSRPAIEHIADMLGMAHIRALEVATFYFMFQLQPVGSLAHIQICGTTSCMICGSGELIAVCKEKIAAQPHTLSADGKFSWEEVECLGSCANAPMAQIGKDYYEDLTAESLARLLDDLAAGKVPVPGPQNGRYSSEPAKGLTSLKEFESGRTKYNASVQRAVDIGDTVKRIDGTEVPLLTPWLGKAAPATPAKGRATEPKPAKGKAADATGVTVQEARAVSKAKPAAAEPAPAAPAKPKKPRALKAPRKAGADDLKMIKGVGPKLEALLHSLGFYHFDQVAGWTPAELAWVDDNIEGFKGRASRDGWIEQAKLLAGGGETEFSNRVKKGDVY
- a CDS encoding endonuclease, producing the protein MSETSQADCRRNSWLVALAGGALVALMLLFVAHYGFLKALVIGLIFFVALGAFLVWAFCSRSDVAAHQAVPAPQPAEPAPRPAAPAASAAPVAVARAPEPVAEPAPEPAKATSAVVEAAAKPRAAKAAAKPAKPAARKAAAKAPAAEKAATAMGLDAALAKSKDDPKPGEPEMLSAPRGGKADDLKMIKGVGPKLEALLNEVGVWHFDQIASWKAKDIAFVDEKMVGFHGRITRDEWVKQAKVLAKGEKTEFSARVAKGDVY
- a CDS encoding DUF5337 domain-containing protein — encoded protein: MTRPGPEDRSLAREARMVAVVIAATMLLWLGAQWLGGKEGWDPRYVFLFDLAALAAFFWALVVTWRIWRRGQRQGK
- the nuoF gene encoding NADH-quinone oxidoreductase subunit NuoF codes for the protein MLKDQDRIFTNLYGMHDRSLAGAKKRGQWDGTAGILANGRDWIIDQVKASGLRGRGGAGFPTGLKWSFMPKQSDGRPAYLVVNADESEPATCKDREIMRHDPHTLIEGCLIASFAMGANACYIYIRGEYIREREALQAAIDEAYDAGLIGKNACKSGFDFDLYLHHGAGAYICGEETALLESLEGKKGMPRMKPPFPAGAGLYGCPTTVNNVESIAVVPAILRRGADWYASFGRPNNTGVKLFAMSGHVNTPCVIEESMSISMKELIEKHGGGVRGGWKNLKAVIPGGASCPILPAELCEDAIMDYDGMRELKSSFGTACMIVMDQSTDVIAAIWRLSKFFKHESCGQCTPCREGTGWMMRVMERLVRGDAEVEEIDMLFDVTKQVEGHTICALGDAAAWPIQGLIRHYREEIEDRIKAKKTGRTGAMAAE